The Balaenoptera musculus isolate JJ_BM4_2016_0621 chromosome 6, mBalMus1.pri.v3, whole genome shotgun sequence nucleotide sequence ccgcacacacacacacacacacacacacacaggcgtgCACACTCGGGAAGACAAGACCCCAACCCTTCTTCCCCACTGGCTGGTGAACAGCCCACCAACCCACAGAAAGCCCTCAAAACAGGGTCTAGAGGCCAGGAGTTGCTCGGCTGACGTAGCTGTGCTGTGCACCTGACTCACAGTGGGCGGGGCTAACTGCATCCCTGATCATTCTAACCCACACTGCCCCCCTCCAGAGTGCTCATGTCTTCCAAGTACGCAGACGGCGTGACCGGCCGCGTGGAATTCAACGAGGATGGGGACCGGAAGTTTGCCAACTACAGCATCATGAACCTGCAGAACCGCAAGCTGGTACAAGTGGGCATCTACAATGGCACCCATGTAGGTGGGGGTCAtgagggggtgggggctggggcctTAGGGTCCTGGGGCCAAGACCCCTGCGTGGCCACCCTCCATCTCATACTCCCACCCCCAGGTCATTCCCAACGACAGGAAAATCATCTGGCCaggtggagagacagagaagcCCCGAGGTTACCAGATGTCCACCAGGCTGAAGGTGGGGGACCTGCCACCCTGCCCTAGTCTCCACACCCGGTATACTCCATCCTGCCCCTCCGGTGCAGAGGAGGGGACAGTGAGGCCGATGAAAGTGACTAAAGGAAGCGGGGACGGGACCAGCCCCTGCTGCCATTGCACACACCTGGCACTGCAGAGGCAGCAGGGAgagtgggtggagggaggagagggagccgCCGGCCCCCCGTCTCATGGGCTCTCCCCAGCACCCCTTCTGACCCAACTCCACCTAAATCTGGGGAAGTCATGTGGGCCAGGACTCCCCTGGGGATGAGCTGATCGGGGACAGGGGAGCAGATGGGTGGACTTCAGCTCCAGTGCTCTCTGCCCTGAGTCCTGGAGATGATCGCCCCATGCTCTTCATCACACCTCCAAGTGGTCCTAGCCAACCCCCCACGCTTAGCCTTCCTGGCCTCCTGCCGTGACTCGGTCTCACTGTCCTTCTGAGCCCGGCCTCCCTACAGCATTCCCTGTGGCCGGCCGTCCCCTCCGTGATTCCCTGGGCCTCTGGGAGCTCCCTTCCCCGGTTGGCCTCATCCCTCACAGCTTCTCTTCCTTGGCCTGACTCTTCCATGCTCCTCTGGGCTCATCCCAGGGTGCCCTCCCCAGAGCCCCTCCCACACTGACCCACACCAGCACCGGGCTGGTACCTGAGCTCACCAAAGGCAAGGACCCTCAAGCACTGTGCTTCTCCCAGTGTCCCCCACAAGGTCCTCAAGTGTCTTTCAACCTTGTCTGCTTTCTGAGCTAGCTCCCCCATGGCCTCTCACCTGGACCCCTTTGTCCGCACCTGCCCACAGGTCACCACCCCCTCAAGGGGCAGAGTGGACTTTCCCAAAGCCAACGCTCAGGAAAGACACCTGGTATTGAAAAGTCTGAGTGTAAAACAGCCAAAACAGTCAGCCAGATGGTCCCACACAGGCTTCGAGAGCCAGATGgctttttacaactttttttttgtctcactgatttttttgacactacattgtttattttttaattaatttatattggaggatagttgatttacaatgttgtgttagtttcttctgtacagcaaagtgaatcagttatacatatacacatatccactcttttttagattctattcccatatacaggtcattacaggttattgagtagatttccctgtgctatacagtaggttcttattagttatctattttatatatagtagtgtgtatatgtcaatcccagtctcccaatttatccctcccgtctcactgatttttttttttaatatttatttatttatttggctgcgccaggtcttagttgcggcacgagggatcttcattgcagcatgcggaatctttagttgcagcatgtgggattttttttttctttttagttgcagcatgcaggatcttcgttgtggtgtgcggaatctttagttgcggcatgcaaactcttagttgcagcatgtgggatctagttccctgaccagggatcgaacccgggccccctgcattgggagtgtggagtcttagccactggaccaccagggaagtcccctcactgattttttaaaagcatgagcATGTTACTTGCATAATAGAAAACCATGAGGAGAGTTTTAAAGGCAAATAAGCTCCTTCAGGGGTTCCCAATCTCCTGCCCTCTAGGCTGAGGCCGGGGGCTGCCCGCCCTGGAGGAGAAGGGTCCTCTCACACCAACCCCACGTCCCCTGGGACCCCTCGTCACATGCCGTGCTCGGTTCAGCCCCCTTTGCCTGTATCTGTCCTCCGCAACCCCAGGCTTCAGGCCCCTGAAGGACAGGGAGGAGAGAGCTCCCCAGCATGAGCCCCAAGGAGCCCCTGGATTGAAGAGGCCTCGGCAGAGAGGGCGGCATCAgcggggaagaggaagggaggaaggatagATGATCAGACAAAGACCTGCCGCAGGGGAGGCTGAGGCCAGGAGAGGCCGGAACACCAGACAAGGGCAATCCCTGCGGGTCCCCGGACCTGTGCAGGCTCTGAGTGCACATGCCCCTGTCCtcatggcaggggtgggggcagggggcaggctctgggctgggacAGGTGTTTTCTCAGCCCTGAGAAGTCAGAGAAGGGGCCCAGGGCAGACTTTAGTGATGTGCAAGCCAAGACCCAAAGGAAAGTGGCCAAGAGCAGGCACGGTGTTTCAGGAGGCCAGGCGCCTTCTGAACGCTGAGGTGGCCTGGGCACGACTGGGGAGTCTGGGGCCCGACCTACTTCCTCAAGCTCCAGAGGGGGCAGTGTGGGGCATttgcagggggcggggcgggggggcggtgtCCAGGGGAGTCTGGATGCTGAGAAGAGGACAGCACCCCAGGGCAGCCCAGGGCTGGTGGTCCAGGCTGGgtgtccccctcccctccagatCGTGACGATCCACCAGGAGCCCTTCGTGTACGTCAAGCCCACGCTGAGCGACGGCACGTGCAAGGAGGAGTTCACCGTGAACGGGGATCCGGTGAAGAAGGTGATCTGCACCGGGCCCAACGACACGTCGCCGGGCAGCCGTGAGTGCGGGGCTGGGGCGGGCGTGGGCCGCGGAGGGGGCGGGACGGCGCACCTGCGAGCCCCTCACTTAccgcccctcccctccgcccAGCACGCCACACCGTGCCTCAGTGCTGCTACGGCTTCTGCATCGACCTACTCATCAAACTGGCGCGGACCATGAACTTCACTTATGAGGTGCACCTAGTGGCGGACGGCAAGTTCGGCACGCAGGAGCGGGTACGCGTGGGTCTCTGGGAGCGGGCGCGGGACCCAGTCCAGGTGGACCCGGTCTGGCTAGGGCCAGGGTCTCGGGTGGGCGGGGTCTGCAGGCTGGGTGGAGCCTGGGTGGGCGGGGCCTTCGAGCCAGGGCGGGGTCTGGAGTGGGAGACGCCGAGATGGGTCAGGGCGGGAGCCTGTCCGGTCCGGGGAGCAAGGCCCGCCCGCGGTGGCCGCGTCCCCAGCGGCTGTGTCGCCCCACAGGTGAACAACAGCAATAAGAAGGAGTGGAACGGGATGATGGGCGAGCTGCTCAGCGGGCAGGCGGACATGATCGTGGCGCCGCTGACCATCAACAACGAGCGCGCACAGTACATCGAGTTCTCCAAGCCCTTCAAGTACCAGGGCCTGACCATTCTGGTCAAGAAGGTGGGCAGGGGCCCAGCAGGGCGGGGTGGGGTCCTGGGAGGGCCTGGGCGGCGCTGACGGCCCGTCCTCCCGCAGGAGATCCCCCGGAGCACGCTGGACTCGTTCATGCAGCCCTTCCAGAGCACGCTCTGGCTGCTGGTGGGGCTGTCAGTGCACGTGGTGGCCGTGATGCTGTACCTGCTGGACCGCTTCAGGTGAGCGCGGCCCGGGGGCCGGACACCTCCACCTGCGGGGcgggcggggtgggcggggcgggcgaggggcggggcagggctgcCTCTCCCGCCCTCTCCCGCCCGCCCTCTGCGCCCCCGCAGCCCCTTTGGCCGGTTCAAAGTGAacagcgaggaggaggaggaggacgcgCTGACCCTGTCCTCGGCCATGTGGTTCTCCTGGGGCGTCCTGCTCAACTCGGGCATCGGGGAAGGTGAGGCCACGCCCGGCCCGGGCCCCACCCTGCTCCGCAGCCCTCACCCCCCACGCCGGGAGCTGACCGTCCTCTGCCCGCAGGCGCCCCCAGGAGCTTCTCGGCGCGCATCCTGGGCATGGTGTGGGCCGGCTTCGCCATGATCATCGTGGCCTCCTACACTGCCAACCTGGCGGCCTTCCTGGTGCTGGACCGGCCCGAGGAGCGCATCACCGGCATCAACGACCCCCGAGTGAGGCCCGGcccggctgggggagggggcgtgaGGTCAGCggctgcctggggtggggccGGGGAGCAGCCGCGAGCCGGGCCCTCTGACCCTCTGACCCTGCAGCTGAGGAATCCTTCGGACAAGTTCATCTACGCGACGGTGAAGCAGAGCTCCGTGGACATCTACTTCCGGCGGCAGGTGGAGCTGAGCACCATGTACCGGCACATGGAGAAGCACAACTACGAGAGCGCGGCCGAGGCCATCCAGGCCGTGCGGGACAagtgagggggcggggcggggcggggcggggcggggcgggaggagTGAGAGGCTGGCGGGACAAGTGGGGGCGTCCATCTTTCCAGTCAAAGGCAGAGTGTCCAGGCTGGATGGGAGCTACAGGAAGGGGATAGACAGGAGGTTGCCAGGCTGGCGGGAGGGATTGCAAGGGAGCCAGGGCGGCCCGAATGTGTGGGCCCCTGTGACCCTGCCCCTGCCCGCAGCAAGCTGCATGCCTTCATCTGGGACTCGGCGGTGCTGGAGTTCGAGGCCTCGCAGAAGTGCGACCTGGTGACCACCGGCGAGCTGTTCTTCCGCTCAGGCTTTGGCATCGGCATGCGCAAGGACAGTCCCTGGAAGCAGAACGTCTCCCTGTCCATCCTCAAGTGAGTCGGCCCCACTCCGCCCCCCTCCAAGAGCCCCACCCGAGGCacaccacctccccccaccagcGCAGCCCCCAGACGCACCCCGCCTGCCGTGCCCCGCCCCCTGCcgtgccccgccccgccccgccccgccccgccccgcctgtGCCGGCCCAGCGTCGGCTCACATGCCCCGCCCGCCCAGGTCCCACGAGAACGGCTTCATGGAAGACCTGGACAAGACGTGGGTGCGGTACCAGGAGTGTGATTCGCGCAGCAACGCCCCTGCTACCCTCACCTTCGAGAACATGGCAGGTGGGCCCCCATGGCCCCTCGACACCACTGCTGACACTGCGTAGACTCCCCAGGGGGCCGGCTGCCTGGCCCGCCCACAGCTGAGGCACTGGCTCTTGGCCCACAGGGGTCTTCATGCTGGTGGCCGGGGGCATCGTGGCTGGGATCTTCCTGATCTTCATCGAGATCGCCTACAAGCGGCACAAGGATGCCCGCCGGAAGCAGATGCAGCTAGCCTTCGCAGCGGTGAATGTGTGGAGAAAGAACTTGCAGGTAGGGCAGGCCACCCTCCGAGGCCTGGTGCCCACGGCCCGGCCTGGCCCCGGCCCTCCTCCATCCCCGCAGGCCGAAGCGCTGGCTCTGGCTCCCAGGAGCCCGCGTGGCAAGGACTGGAGCTGGGAGCCACAGCCAAGGCCGCGCTGCTGGGGGCCACCCGCAGGGGGCCGCCTCTGCAAAGCCGGGCTTCAAGCGTCCGCCTGGCCCCTCTGTCTCCAGAGTCGCCCACCGGCGCCCATTCCATAGGAAGGCAAACTGAGGCAGGGTAAGACAGGGACCCACCTGGGTGTAGCATGTGAGTCCAAGACGCATCCTGCCCTCGCCGCCCCGCGCCCCTCCTTGGCACCCTCTGGGGACCCCCTTCCCCGCTGCCCTGGTGTGTCCTGTGCTCCATATAACTCCAGTCTTAATTGGCCGGCTGCTCCTGCCTGGCACCCCAGGCTGTGTCTGTGGGAAGTTGCCGCCAGCAGAGGACAGGCTGCACGTGGGGTGGCCACAGCCCACCTGGGACGGGCTCGTGCCCCACAGTCCAGCCCCAGTCTGCcccatctcttctctttctctgggtaCCTCCCCGGAGCCTGTGCCCTGGGAGGAAGCTGGTGTTGCAGGGAGGGAGGGCCGGGGCGATGGGGTTGCTGGGACCCCACACCTCTCATCTGCCCACTCTTGCTCTTGGGACCTGGCCGCTGCTCTCACTGGCGGGCACAGGGCCCATCCTGACCATCAGACCCGAGGCCAGGGTCCCAGGAGCTGCCTCCGTCTCTCTGTCACTCCGGTGCATCTCGCCACCTGCCTTCGGCCCCTCAGCCCATTCCTGAATCTTGGCGCGCTTCCTCGGGGGTCAGAGTGGCCGGTGGGGCCTGTGGGGCAACTCCCCCCGTGCTCGGAGGGCTCCTCCTCCTCGGGACGCCCCTAAACCAGGGGCACCTCGGAGCCAGGGAGCCAGGCGGACCTCCCAGGAAGAGAGCCAGATGGGACCCCCCGAGCCCAGCCCCAGCATGAGCGAGGTCAGGCCCGAGAGCCGGGCAGGAGCAGAGGCCGCCTGCAAGTGTCCGACCATCGGTCGGTCCATCCAGCACAGGGAGGCAGGCCGGAGTGAGGGCCCGAGTGGCCAGCCAGGCCGGGCAGCAGCCCCCAAGGAGCAGGCGAGGGCAGGTGTGGCCGCCACCCTTAGCCGTCTAATCACTTATACATATTCATTTTAGGATAGAAAGAGTGGTAGAGCAGAGCCTGACCCTAAAAAGAAAGCCACATTTAGGGCTATCACCTCCACCCTGGCTTCCAGCTTCAAGAGACGTAGGTCCTCCAAAGACACGGTAAGGGGAAGAGCGCCCAGTTCCACGTCTCCGACTCTTATCTCGCCCCTCCGTGTCTGTGTCCCGTGCATCAGGcgtgccctcccccctccctcaccaTCCCACCCGCTCCCACCTCTGACTGCCGTGGCCTTTCTGCCCTCACCTCTACTCGCCCAGCACACTAGgtcttctctctctgactctctagATCTTTCTCTCTTGGTCCTTTCTCCCGCTGGCCCTCACCGGGTCCTCGTCCCCCTGTGTCTCTGCGTTAGTCTGCCCCCCACCCATGCCATGACGCCATGCGCCATCTTGAAGCCGTGTCATGTTGTCGGTCAGTCAGTCAGCCTCACTGCCGCGGGGCTGTGCCCAGGGCCCCGGGAGCCCGGATCACCCTGTCCCGGGCTCCTCACCTGTCAGGAGGCCGCACCACCTCTCTGTTACGTCCGCTTCTCCAGCCTCTCCCACAGAGGCCCAccgccctctctccctccctgcgaCGTCCGTGGAGGGATGGCTGTGATGTCCCATCCGCCCATCTGTCTGGCCGCCAGCCCTGCCACGCAGACACCTGTCTCACGTGTCTCACCAGAGCCATGCCTGTTGCATTCCCTCCATGTGGTCTCTGTgtgggccggggctgggggccgggcctGGCTCCATCTGGGTGGACGGCTGGGGCCTGGAGTTGGTACAGGCCCCTGGCCACAGGGGACGTCAGGTGGGGAATGGGTGGGACCAAAGGAGGCGGCTCCCACCCCAGGCCGAGCAGGGGCCCTGCAGGAGGCGTGCCGGCAGCACCCAGGGATCTGAGAACGGATGGAGGTGGCCCTGAAAGCCGTGGCCTCCAAGCCGTGGGCACTGAGGCTCCTAGACAGAGGCTCAGGAAGGGGAGGCCTCTACGGAGACCAGTGCCTCAGCGCCTGACCCCCCACCCCTTCAGAGCCAGGCCTTGCACCTGAGCCAGGGATTCCCTGCCCTTCTGCCTTGGGCAGCCTGTCACTGGCCCAGATGTGCGCGCTCAAACCAAAGGCCCCCCCAGGCTGACCCAGCCTTGCTAGGGGCATCCCCAGGTGAGGAGGGGGCCGCGCAGAGCCAGCGCAGCCCTCAGCCCAGCGGCCTCCCTGCAGCCAGGGCTGGCTTGGCCTCCAGTCCGCAGGAAGCCCCTAACACCTGGGCAGCGTCACCCACAGAGTCTTCTGCTCCAGGGTGGAAGGAAGCAGGATTTGCAGCCGTCACCCCCAGTGCATGGGAAGAGGGGCAGACACAGGACACAGGGCTCCGCACAGAGCCATCTGAGCCCCGGGTGAAGCCACCAGCACGCCCCAAGAGGGGCCTGTGAGGCCTGGCTGCTCCACTCCCCAGAGCTCAGCACAGAcagggtggggggggcagggagggtctgTGGGGCTGGGAGCACAGGCCTGGGGCTGTCAGGCCCGGGAAGTGGGTGGAGCCGGAGCCAGGGGACCCACCAGGGGGTGCAGGAAGAGGAGGATCAGacaggagcaggggtggggcagtcggggggcggggggagaaggTACCCAGCAGACAGCGCTTTGGGGGCCCGCAGCTGAAAGGAGGAGCACGAGAGTCACGCAGGCAATGGGCCATTTTCTGAGGGCATCACTGAGTCCCACCCACCGTCCCGGCCTGGAGCAGAAATGCAGGCCCCTTAGCTGGTCCAGGTGCAGCTCAGAGACCCTCACGGTGCCTTTCCAGGGACACGCTCCCAGCAGACTCCTTGCCCGAGCCTCCCCAGGGACCATCCTCCAGGCCAGCTCTGGTGCCACGTGGCATCTGGGGCTGGCCTGCCCTGCAGGGGTGACTGGGGACACTGCAAGCTGGGGACTGGGCGGGGGAGGGCAGCCTAGCTCCCACCGTTTCAGGCTGGGCGCCTGCTCGGAGGGAGGCCTGGGTGGGGGGCTCTGTCGGGAGGGGTGGGGTCAGTCCGGCTGCTGAGATCCTCTGCCCCTGTCCCGTGGCTGGTCTGGGCCAGGGCGGCACTGGGCGCTCAGGGCTGGGGTCCCTGGCGGCCGGCGGGGCCAGCGGGTATTGATTGTTGGTTCTTATTTATAGAGCACCGGGGGTGGACGCGGCGCTTTGCAAAACCAAAAAGACACAGTGCTGCCGCGACGCGCTATTGAGAGGGAGGAGGGCCAGCTGCAGATGTGTGCCCGTCATAGGGAGAGCTGAGACGCCCTGCCcgccctcctctgcccccctcccccgcagacagacagacagacggacgGGACAGCGGCCCGGCCCACGCAGAGTCCCGGAGCACGACGGGGTCAGGGGGAGGAGcaccccccagcctcccccaggccGCGCCCGCCTGCCTGCCGGTCGGCCGGCCGGCCGGTCCCCCCGTCCCGGCCCCGCGCGTGCCCCCGAGTGTCGGGCTAACGGGCACCTTGTCTGTGTATTTCTATTTTGCAGCAGTACCATCCCACTGATATCACGGGCCCGCTCAACCTCTCAGATCCCTCGGTCAGCACCGTGGTGTGAGGCCCCCGGAGGCGCCCACCTGCCCAGTTAGCCCGGCCAAGGACACTGAGGGGTCCTGCTGCTCGGGAAGGCCTGAGGGAAGCCCACCTGCCAGAGACTGCCCACCCTGGGCCTCCCGTCCGTCCGTCTGCCCTGCTGCCTGGCGGGCAGCCCCTGCTGGACTGAGGCTTGGGCCAGAGCTGCTGAGGACGGGTCAGAGCTGAGCTGGCTGGGCAGGGCCGCAGGGCGCTCCGGCAGAGGCAGGGCCCTGGGGTCTCtgagcagtggggagaggggctgacTTGGCCCCGGGCAGAGGGGCTTGGAGCAGAGACTGAAGCCCCATCCTTCCCCAGCCACCACCAGAGCCACCATGGGGGCCCTTGGCCCTGGCTGGCTGGGTCCCCCGCTCCCGCAGCGCCGGCACCTCACAGCCTTGTCCCACCTCTCCCTTCTTGCCCACATCCCTTCTCCGCTTGACCCCATCCTCTGAGCTGGCCCTGCCCTTCCCGGACTGCAGACCCTGACCCCCCAGCTGGCAGCCGCCTCCCAGGGGCGCGCTCgggctccccactgcctccccCTTCTCCGGACTCCGTGAGGGCTGAGCCTTCTCTTCGCCTCCTCTGGCCCGCAGCCCAGGATACGCTTCCCCGGACGCTGGCTCGGGACTGTCCTCAGCCCCGCGCGCCACCTTGTACAGGCCCAGCCCTTCCCGCGTCCAGGCGTGTGCCTTCCCCCGCTGCGGCCCGAGCGCCGCCGAGCGCTGCCCCTCCGCCCCAGGGGCCCGGCGCGCAccgccctccccccgccaccccacccaCCCGGTATGTGCAGTGGTGATGCCGAAAGGAATGTCAAGAAAACTTCGATCTGTGTCGCTTGTTGACGCCTGCAGGGAGTGTGAAGGAGGGCAGGGGATAGGGGGAAGGTTCGAGGGCGGCCGCGGCCCGCTCAGGCTTGGGCGGCGGCGACTGCCGCAGGCGAGGCCATGCCGGCACCGGGATCCGGCAGACTCctcggcgggcggcgggcggcggcgcggcggcggcgcgTGCGGCAGGCGGTGAGCACGGAGCCCAGCGCCAGGCAGGCGGCCAGGCTAGCGAGGAAGGAGACGGGCCCGAGCGCGTAGACCACGGCCAGTTCCCGCGCGGCAAGGGGCCGCGCGCAGTGGCTGAAGGCGGCGTCGGGGAAGGCGGTCAAGGGGCTGAGCGTCAGGCGCCCCGGCGACACGCAGATCAGCGTCTCGGCCTCTGCGGGACACGGGAGCGGCGTCAGGCGAAGGCGGCGGCAGTGGCCCGCCCCGCCCGCGCCCCCGAGGGCTCACCTGGCGCGGGCAGCGGGTGCCTGCGCAGCCAGGTGCAGAGTGGGCGCAGCGCGCAGCCGCAGTCCCAGGGGTTGCCGCGCAGCCGCAGCGTGTTGAGAGCGGGCAGGCCCGCCAGGAGCGCGGGCGCGAGGGCGGGCAGCTCGTTGTCCTGCAGGCTGAGCGTGCGCAGCAGCGGGAGCGGGCCCAGCACCGCGGGCTCTAGACGCGCCAGCCGGTTGCCGGCCAGCGAGAGGACGCAAAGCGCGCGCAGTGGAGCGAAGGTGCCGGGCACCAGCGCCTCCAGCTGGTTGGCGCTGAGGTCGAGCAGCTTCAGCGCGTCCAGGCCCCAGAAGGCCCGCGCGTGCACCCAGCGCAGTCCGTTCTCGCGCAGGTCCAGGCGTAGCAGCGCCCCAGCGCCCACGAAGGCGCCGGGCGGCAGCGCACGCACGCGGTTGTGGTCCAGCAGCAGCGCGCGCACGCGCTGGCTCAGGCCCCCTGGCACGGCGGGCAGCGCGCGCCCGGAGCAGTTGGCCTGGCCCTCTGGCGCGCACGCGCACGCCTCGGGGCAGTCCGGGGCGCCCGCGGTTGCTGAGGCGGGGGTTGCCGAGGGGGCGGCTGCGGGGGGCGCCTGGATCCAGACTGGCCACGGCGACAGCAGCAGTAGGAACAGCGGCGGCAGCCGCCGCGAGAGAAAGGAGGGGCTCCGCATGGGGGCAACGGTAGGAGGCCAGCTGCCCAGGCGTCCCGGGAGCCCGTCCGTCCCACGGCTGGCCCCGCGCCTAGGGCGGAGGCTGGGCACATAGCCAGCGCCCGCCACTGCCAGCCACCTGTCCTGAAGCCCTGAGCTCCTCTTGGCTCCGCGCCAGCAGCAGCACTGACAAGACGCTACCCCCTCCTCACCTGCGTGGTCCACCGCCCCGCACCCGGGTGCGGCCTGGGCAACTGGACCACACTGTCGCCCCCGCAGCCTCACCCCCACTGAACTCATGGCTGCGACACACGGAACAGGACCCAGTGAGCCCTGCTCCTCCCCCGAGTCTCCACCCGCCTCCTCTCAGCAGAGTGACCCTAGAGCACATATACAGGAGCCCCCACCTAGGGATGGTCCCATCCCCATGGGGCACACGCACATGATGGGGGCCTGAACCCAGGGAACAGGCAGTGAGGTAGAGGGAGGGCTGCACACCTGAGGAAGGGGAGGCCACCACAtctgccccaccctgcccaccaAGGACTCTGCCGGAACTTCAAGGACACAGTGTGGGTGGAGCAGGGGCACCAGCCCAAGTCCTCCTGTCACGTGCTGCTCCCTCTGGACTCACCAGAGTTGCAGGTCCTGTCCCGGCAttttcctggggtgggggtgggggtgggatgggcaggggctcacggggggcggggggtggctgcCTGCTTCATGGGACAGAGCGGCAGGAAGATgcagggaggagctgggctggggccaCGATGGCAGGAAGTGGAAACCCCAGGGGTGTGCCCCCTGCCCTGCAGGGTGGACAGCGGGAGCCCAGCATGGGCACTGGGCACCCCACTGAAGAGACAGGAGGCGACGCAGGTAGGtacagacccctcccccaccccaagatgCATCTGCAGAAGGGCTCGAGGGGGGCCAGCAGGGAGGACAACGCAGACCCGCTAACTACTGTTtaattccccttcccccagctgccCGAAGCCCTACTCAGgcggcgggggttgggggggcagcTCCGCTAGGGTCGAGTCCACAGTGATGGTCGTGAGGCCATGATCTTCCAGGGGCGGCGTCATGGAGATCTCCATTTCAGGGGCCATGAGGTGGGACTCCACGTGCACCGCGTGCAGGTCCATGTGATCTTCCTGAGCTCCGAAGTGCCCCACCAACCTGCACAGCGTGGTCCAGGTCAGGCCAGCTGCAGGCGGCCATCAGCACGGGCTCATGAGGCCTCAACCAGCCAGGGCTCCTGCCGTGTCTGTGAACCACACCTCCCGGGGGGCTCGGGGAGCAGGGGCACAGCTCGCCCTGGGGGtcctcccctggggtcactcACCTGTTGTCCATGTGTCCGGGGCATGTTTCACTGAGGGGCGGGGGGGAACAAAGGTAAGGCGTGAGTCTGGCCTCCAGGAGCCCAGCGGTGCTCCCCACACCTCTCTCCATCCCATCCTGGGAGACTCCATTCCCAAGTCCCTGGTGACCTCGCCCATCGAGGCCAAGGGCCCAGGGGGACGGCCTGGCCCCGCAGCCCTCACCCGCCCGCCCTGGCCCTGGGGCTCACGCACCCCTTGGCTCGAATGATGCCAACTGCCACGATGATGAGAGCGCAGAAGCAGCTGGCGCCAATGCCCGCCAGCACCACC carries:
- the GRIN1 gene encoding glutamate receptor ionotropic, NMDA 1 isoform X4; protein product: MSTMRLLTLALLFSCSFARAACDPKIVNIGAVLSTRKHEQMFREAVNQANKRHGSWKIQLNATSVTHKPNAIQMALSVCEDLISSQVYAILVSHPPTPNDHFTPTPVSYTAGFYRIPVLGLTTRMSIYSDKSIHLSFLRTVPPYSHQSSVWFEMMRVYSWNHIILLVSDDHEGRAAQKRLETLLEERESKAEKVLQFDPGTKNVTALLMEARELEARVIVLSASEDDAATVYRAAAMLNMTGSGYVWLVGEREISGNALRYAPDGIIGLQLINGKNESAHISDAVGVVAQAVHELLEKENITDPPRGCVGNTNIWKTGPLFKRVLMSSKYADGVTGRVEFNEDGDRKFANYSIMNLQNRKLVQVGIYNGTHVIPNDRKIIWPGGETEKPRGYQMSTRLKIVTIHQEPFVYVKPTLSDGTCKEEFTVNGDPVKKVICTGPNDTSPGSPRHTVPQCCYGFCIDLLIKLARTMNFTYEVHLVADGKFGTQERVNNSNKKEWNGMMGELLSGQADMIVAPLTINNERAQYIEFSKPFKYQGLTILVKKEIPRSTLDSFMQPFQSTLWLLVGLSVHVVAVMLYLLDRFSPFGRFKVNSEEEEEDALTLSSAMWFSWGVLLNSGIGEGAPRSFSARILGMVWAGFAMIIVASYTANLAAFLVLDRPEERITGINDPRLRNPSDKFIYATVKQSSVDIYFRRQVELSTMYRHMEKHNYESAAEAIQAVRDNKLHAFIWDSAVLEFEASQKCDLVTTGELFFRSGFGIGMRKDSPWKQNVSLSILKSHENGFMEDLDKTWVRYQECDSRSNAPATLTFENMAGVFMLVAGGIVAGIFLIFIEIAYKRHKDARRKQMQLAFAAVNVWRKNLQQYHPTDITGPLNLSDPSVSTVV
- the GRIN1 gene encoding glutamate receptor ionotropic, NMDA 1 isoform X2, whose product is MSTMRLLTLALLFSCSFARAACDPKIVNIGAVLSTRKHEQMFREAVNQANKRHGSWKIQLNATSVTHKPNAIQMALSVCEDLISSQVYAILVSHPPTPNDHFTPTPVSYTAGFYRIPVLGLTTRMSIYSDKSIHLSFLRTVPPYSHQSSVWFEMMRVYSWNHIILLVSDDHEGRAAQKRLETLLEERESKAEKVLQFDPGTKNVTALLMEARELEARVIVLSASEDDAATVYRAAAMLNMTGSGYVWLVGEREISGNALRYAPDGIIGLQLINGKNESAHISDAVGVVAQAVHELLEKENITDPPRGCVGNTNIWKTGPLFKRVLMSSKYADGVTGRVEFNEDGDRKFANYSIMNLQNRKLVQVGIYNGTHVIPNDRKIIWPGGETEKPRGYQMSTRLKIVTIHQEPFVYVKPTLSDGTCKEEFTVNGDPVKKVICTGPNDTSPGSPRHTVPQCCYGFCIDLLIKLARTMNFTYEVHLVADGKFGTQERVNNSNKKEWNGMMGELLSGQADMIVAPLTINNERAQYIEFSKPFKYQGLTILVKKEIPRSTLDSFMQPFQSTLWLLVGLSVHVVAVMLYLLDRFSPFGRFKVNSEEEEEDALTLSSAMWFSWGVLLNSGIGEGAPRSFSARILGMVWAGFAMIIVASYTANLAAFLVLDRPEERITGINDPRLRNPSDKFIYATVKQSSVDIYFRRQVELSTMYRHMEKHNYESAAEAIQAVRDNKLHAFIWDSAVLEFEASQKCDLVTTGELFFRSGFGIGMRKDSPWKQNVSLSILKSHENGFMEDLDKTWVRYQECDSRSNAPATLTFENMAGVFMLVAGGIVAGIFLIFIEIAYKRHKDARRKQMQLAFAAVNVWRKNLQDRKSGRAEPDPKKKATFRAITSTLASSFKRRRSSKDTQYHPTDITGPLNLSDPSVSTVV
- the GRIN1 gene encoding glutamate receptor ionotropic, NMDA 1 isoform X1, whose protein sequence is MSTMRLLTLALLFSCSFARAACDPKIVNIGAVLSTRKHEQMFREAVNQANKRHGSWKIQLNATSVTHKPNAIQMALSVCEDLISSQVYAILVSHPPTPNDHFTPTPVSYTAGFYRIPVLGLTTRMSIYSDKSIHLSFLRTVPPYSHQSSVWFEMMRVYSWNHIILLVSDDHEGRAAQKRLETLLEERESKSKKRNYENLDQLSYDNKRGPKAEKVLQFDPGTKNVTALLMEARELEARVIVLSASEDDAATVYRAAAMLNMTGSGYVWLVGEREISGNALRYAPDGIIGLQLINGKNESAHISDAVGVVAQAVHELLEKENITDPPRGCVGNTNIWKTGPLFKRVLMSSKYADGVTGRVEFNEDGDRKFANYSIMNLQNRKLVQVGIYNGTHVIPNDRKIIWPGGETEKPRGYQMSTRLKIVTIHQEPFVYVKPTLSDGTCKEEFTVNGDPVKKVICTGPNDTSPGSPRHTVPQCCYGFCIDLLIKLARTMNFTYEVHLVADGKFGTQERVNNSNKKEWNGMMGELLSGQADMIVAPLTINNERAQYIEFSKPFKYQGLTILVKKEIPRSTLDSFMQPFQSTLWLLVGLSVHVVAVMLYLLDRFSPFGRFKVNSEEEEEDALTLSSAMWFSWGVLLNSGIGEGAPRSFSARILGMVWAGFAMIIVASYTANLAAFLVLDRPEERITGINDPRLRNPSDKFIYATVKQSSVDIYFRRQVELSTMYRHMEKHNYESAAEAIQAVRDNKLHAFIWDSAVLEFEASQKCDLVTTGELFFRSGFGIGMRKDSPWKQNVSLSILKSHENGFMEDLDKTWVRYQECDSRSNAPATLTFENMAGVFMLVAGGIVAGIFLIFIEIAYKRHKDARRKQMQLAFAAVNVWRKNLQDRKSGRAEPDPKKKATFRAITSTLASSFKRRRSSKDTQYHPTDITGPLNLSDPSVSTVV